The following DNA comes from Methanosarcina vacuolata Z-761.
GACAACTTTTGCAAATAATTTATTAGCATGTCAATTAACTAGAGAATCTAAATAAATTTCAGCTTTCTGACATTATAAAGACAATTAAAAAATTTAATATAGCAGGTCTCGCATATATTTTTCTACACAATTTGGATAAATATGTCTTAACAAATAAACTGTACTGGTTACATATGTTAACCCTGAATAATTTTTGAATTAGGTCCTTTGATTCATGGCATAGGTTTGTGTAGAATATGCAAGCAAAAGGCAAACTTCTGCAAAGATAAAAATAAGGTGTCGAACATTCCAAAAAATAAAAGTGTAAATATCATCCGATATTGTCGCTTGTTCAAGAACGGAAGAAGGGAAATGAATGGCCAGAATTATGATCGTGGACGATGCCGAATTTATGCGGATGATTATTAGAGATATTCTTCTGATTCACGGACATGAAGTTGTTGCTGAGGTCGATGATGGGGAAGAGGCAATTCAGATTTATTTCGAAGTAAAGCCCGATATTGTGTTAATGGATATAATTATGCCAGATATGGATGGAAAAGAGGCACTGCAAAAAATTCTTACTATGGACCCTAAGGCAAAAATAGTAATGTGTTCTTCCATTGGTCAACAGGCCCTCATAACTGAATCAATGAAAATAGGAGCTATGGGTTTTATAGTAAAGCCTTTTGAGCCTGATGGAATGCTCGATGTAATAAGAAAAATTGCTGAACCGAATTAGATCCGATTTGAGTCTGATTGTAAATCAGTACTATTAAATCAAATTGCATTAACTGAAACTGCATTGAATAAAACAATTGAAGCTGTATTGAATAAAACAATTGAAGCTGTATTGAATAAAACAATTGAAGCTGTATTGAATAAAACAATTGAAGCTGCACTAATTATGTCAAATTAGACTTTTGTTAAATAAAAATTACAAGACGAAACTATCAAAAGACGAACTATTAAAAGACAAAACTATTAAAATAAATATTATATTTGAAGAAAAGTGCTTGAGATGACTATCCGCGCACTTATAGTGACTGATTCTGCTTTAATTCGCAAATTCCTTTCCGATATTCTCAGTCAGGACCCGAATCTCAGAGTTATAGGAACGGCATTCAATGGAAAGGACGGCCTTGAAAAAATTAAAAAATTAAAGCCTGATGTCGTTCTTCTAGACAATGTTATGCCTATTTTTGACGGCCTTAAGACTCTTGCGCGGGTTATGAAAGAGTGCCCAACTCCTGTTGTAATGATTTCAGCCCCTGGGGAAAGAGCTAAGGAGATTACGCTTACAGCCTTTGAATACGGAGCAGTGGATGTAATCAAGAAGCCTGAAGGGATTCTCAGTCAGAGAATACCAGATATTGCAGAAGAAATTTGCAGAAAAACCCGTGCAGCTGCAAAAGCTAATCTTGAAAATCTGGAGTTCATGCGAAATAGGAGGAAAAACCGGACATCAATAAAAGAAAAAAATTAGAGTATAAAGCTGAACAGAAATAGAAACTAAACAAATGTTAGGATTAAACTAGAAATAGGGACTAAAAACCATAATTGAATACGAGACCTAATCTAGAATTCAATCCCATTGAATTCTGTGTTGAAAAATCATCTAAAAAGGAAAAAAGGAAAATCTGAACTTCCAAAAAAGCAGGGAAAATTATGGATATGTCAAAATATATGGGCATTTTCAGGGCAGAGTCTGAGAAATATATCAAAGAGTTGAGTGATTCCCTGCTGGTGCTTGAGACTGATCCTGAAAATGCGGAACAGATGAATACGTTATTTCGTGCAGCTCATACATTCAAAGGTATGGCCGCAACTATGGGGTTCAAACAAATTGTAGAGTTAACGCATGAAATGGAAAGTTTGATAGACAGACTGCGTACACGGCAAATTGTACTTAATTCTTCTTTGATTGATGTTCTCTTGGTATGTGTGGATGCCCTTGAGGAGCTTTTAGAAAATGTCTGTGAGAGTGAGGGAAATAAGCCCGGAAAAAGAGAAAAAGATGGGGAGACTAAAAACGAGTCCCATACTGATGTCTACGAAGTGTTAAAAGCCTTAAGGGAAGTAAACGATTCTCCTGAAAACGCTTCCATTCAAAATGCCGGAGATAAATCCCTGCCTGCAGAGAAAGAAAGTGAAGAAGGCGGAGAAGAAGGTGGAGAAGAAAGTGGAGAAGAAGGTGGAGAAGAAGGCGGAGAAGAAGGCTGGAAAATAAAAGATAACGGAAAAAAATGCATTAGAGATAAAGAAATATCAAAAACTGAAGAAACTAATAAAGTAAAAAATGCCGCGAAAGAAATATATCGGCCAGAAAAAGAAGAAAAAACTCCAGCTTATCCAAAATCAAATCCTAAAGTGAAAATTGTTCAGAACCCCAGAATCAGTACCGAGCAGCTTGATAAATTGATGAATCTCGTGGGCGAGCTCGTAATTAACCAGAGCAGAATAAACGAGCTTACGCGCAACCTGCAATCCAAGGAGCTTGAGGCTGCACTTTCAGATTTTCATAAACTAACAAGAGAACTGCAAGATGAAGTGATCGAGGCAAGAATGGTACCTCTGGACCATATTACCTATATCTATCCCAGAATGATCAGAGATCTTGCACGCGTACAAAATAAAAAAATTGATTTTGTAATCAAGGGTAAAGAAATCAAGCTCGACAGAACTATTCTCGAAGAAATCGGGGATTCCCTGGTTCACCTGTTAAGAAATGCAGTAGATCACGGAATAGAAATTCCGGAGAAGCGTGTGAAACTTGGGAAAAAAGAGAATGGTACTATACTGGTTACAGCTTCAAGACAGGAAAATTTTGTCCTTATTAGAATAGAAGATGATGGATGTGGAATAGATACTAACGAAATCAGGAAAGTTGCATTAAAGAAAGGAATTATCTCAAGAGAAAGTGCGGAGCAGCTTCAGGAAGAGGAAGCAATGCAGCTTATCTTTACTCCAGGTCTCAGTACCTCTGATAGTGTTACAGATATCTCCGGAAGGGGAATCGGGATGGATGTTGTAAAAAACAGAGTTGAACGCCTTGGAGGATCCGTAAAAGTTGAGTCAAAGCCTGGACTTGGTTCCAGGTTCGAATTGAAACTCCCTTTAACCGTTGCGGTTTATCAGGCCATGCTGGTAAGAGTTGAAAAGGAAAAGTACGCAATTCCCTTCACAAACATAGTGAAAAACATTGAAGTTAGCTCGCAGGAAATCAAGCATATCAAAGGACAGGAAGTCATTTTAATAGACAATAAAATTCTTCCACTTTTAAGATTGAGAAAGCAGTTTCAGCTACCTGATGATGACAACGAGAACAATATTTTCGTAGTTATGGTTGAAAAACACGGGCAATATATTGGAGTAGTCGTAGATGAGCTGCTTGGAAAACAGGAAGTAATAGTAAAAAGCTTCAAAAGTAAGCTTCTTGATAATACCGGAAGATTTGCAGGAGCAACAATTCTGGGCGACGGAAACGTTATTTTAATTATCGATGTTAACTCCCTTATTTGAGATACGTAGGAAGCATTAATGGGGATAGAAAAACCTGGATAAAAAACCTGGATAAAAAAACCTGGATAAGAAAACCTGGATAAGAAAACCTGGATAAGAAAACCTGGATAAAAAACCTGGATAAAAAACCTGGATAAAAAACCTGGATGAAAAAACCTGGATAAGAAAACCTGGATAAGAAAACCTGGATAAGAAAACCTGGATAAGAAAACCTAGATAAGAAAACCTGGATAAGAAAACCTGGATAAAAGTACTGCCGGTGAAAAAATGGATAACGGTCCAGTTAGAAAGGCAAATGATAGTGAAATAAATAAAGAGAAAAATAAAGGGAAAAGTAAAGAGATAAATAGAGGGATAAAAACATATCAAAATCTAGAAAAAGACCCGGGCTTTGAATTATTAAAGAGAACTATTAGTGGAAACACCGGCTTTAACTGTGAACATTATAAGGAAGCTCATTTCAAGCGTAGAATTAACGTGCGCGTTCGCGCCACCAATTCTGAGAGTTATGGAGCATATCTGAAACTTTTAAAGAAAGATCCGGAAGAATACGAATTTCTTCTTGATGCTCTCACTGTAAATGTTAGTGAGTTTTTCCGAAATCCCGAAACCTTCAGAATAATCGAAAAAGATGTCGTTCCCTCTCTTGTTACAAACAGATCAGGACTATTTATCCGATCAATTCGCATCTGGAGTGCTGGTTGTGCGGCAGGAGAAGAGGCCTATTCCCTTGCTATCCTGCTGCACAGGACCCTGAAAAACGACTTTAATAAGTATAGAATAAGAATTATAGGGACGGATATTGATATTCAAAGTCTGGAAAAAGCCAAAAAGGGCATTTATAATGAGAATTCACTTAAAAATCTTGATCCAGGCACAAAAGAACGTTATTTCTTCAAACAGGGAGATAATTATCAGGTAATAGACGAGGTTAAGAATATAACGCAATTTAAACGCCACGATTTAATTTCAGATCCCAGAATCGATCATTTTGATCTTATTGTCTGCCGAAACGTAATGATATATTTTAAAAAGGAGATTCAAGAGCAATTACAGCTTAGTTTCTACAGGGCTCTCGAAAAAGGAGGATTTTTTATAATAGGAAAGTCCGAAACACTGCTTGAGACTGCATCAAGTTTCTTTAGATCTTATAATACAAGAGAGCGCCTGTACATAAAGGAAATCTAAAAGGAAATTTATGGAAGATCAAGAACCTGAGGAATTTGTATTATCCCAAAATTAGTTCACTTTTTTAATTTAGTTTAATAATTATATCATGTATACAGATAACCCAACTATTTCATTTCAACTTCAAGCTTGCTTCATTTTATATGATCGTTCTCCTTTACTCAAATGAGTTGGAATTACTCAACATTTGACTTATGCCTACCTGCTGCTTTATCGCCTATTTAACTTTCGTACAGTTTAGAATCTGTGAAATAATTTTAGGAGACAACACGAGGATACCGGCAAAAATTACGGACGTACAGCAACCCTTGATACTTCTACTGGTGATCTCCTAATAAGGATTATTTTTAAGGACTGTTTTGAGAGAAGAAGCAACATTGATAAATAATTTTAGATTTTTAAAATTCAGATTTTTAAAACAAGTCATTTTTTCAAACTGTTCATTTTTGAATTCACTTTCGTTTCTTCATCTTTTCTCTGAAAACGCACATGAAATTCTTCTAATCAAAGGCACAAAGAAATGAAAGTACTTGGAAGAACTTTCATGCCAAAATTATATATCTGATATAAATATTATAATTCACATTATTAGTTCCATTAATAAAGCAAAAGAAATAAAAGTAGCATAAAACTTTAAATGTGTATCTGAGGCTAGATCCAAGGTAAAGTGACACATTGAGTATACCTACTCTGAGTCTACCTAAGTACACTCTTAGTATATTTTAAGTATACTTTAAGCAACAAATTAAGTTATACTTTAGATAATACCATGAGTGCACTTGAAGTACGTATTATAGTCATGCCTGTAATTGTTGCAACAAAAAAACATCATTATATCTCATTGGGAAGTTGCATTATTTAGCCTCGTGACCATAGTATACATTAAGTATACATTAAGATACATTAAGTACGCTTTAGATGACACTCTGAGCACTGCTCTAAAATTCTTTGAGTAACCCTTTGAGTAAACACTATATTCTCAGTTATTCTGTAAGAGATCTGAAAAGTTCTGAAAGCTTATAGAAGACTAGAAAACAGGGAACCAAACCTGATCATTCGTAAACTAATGTCATGGCAATTTAATTATTGAGCATACTCTTTGGCATAATCTTTGATAGCTTTTCATCAAAAGATGTCGATTCAGAGTTAACATGTGACCAATAAATAAATTTTCAAGATACTAGTTTCAAGATAACAATAATTAAGCAAATGGGAGATTTTTATGGAAATCAACGGAGTAGAAATCGAAGATACATATGCAGAAGCGTTTCCGATCAAGATTGCACGGGTACTCATAACAGCTGCTACCAAGCGCTGGGCCCTTGTAGCAGCTACTGAAGCTATAGGCTTTGCAACATCCGTTATAATGTGTCCTGCCGAAGCTGGAATTGAGAGATTAGCAAGTCCCGGTGAGACTCCCGATGGCAGGCCTGGAGTTTACATTCAGATATGTAATTTTAAATATGAAGCTCTGGAAGGACAATTGCTTCAAAGAATTGGACAATGTGTCCTCACAGCCCCTACAACTGCAGTTTTCAACGGGCTACCTGAGGCTGAAAAGCAGTTTGCCATTGGTGCTAAACTCAGATTTTTCGGAGATGGTATGGAGTCAGAAGTCCAGATTGAAGGCCGCAAGATGCACAAAATTCCTATCATGGAAGGAGACTTCTTGAACGAGGAAAATATTGGAGCTGTAGCTGGAATTGCAGGCGGAAACTTTTTCATCTTCGGAGACTCCCAGATGACCGCCCTGACCGCAGCCGAAGTTGCTGTTGATGCAATTGGAGAGCTTGAAGGTACAATTACCCCCTTCCCTGGCGGCATTGTATCCAGCGGATCCAAATCCGGAGCAAACAAATACAAGTTCCTGAAAGCTACTGCTAATGAAAAATTCTGCCCTTCCATAAAGGATAAGGTTGAAAACACTGAAATCCCGGCAGATGTCAATGCTGTTTATGAAATAGTCATCAACGGGCTTGATGAAGAAAGCATAAAAGCTGCCATGAAAGCAGGAATTAAAGCCGCTGTAACTGTTCCGGGCGTTAAGAAAATCTCAGCAGGAAACTACGGCGGAAAGCTGGGTAAATATCAGTTTAAACTGCATGAGCTCTTCTAAGCTCTAAAACTTTTTCTTTTTTTACTTTTTTCTCTATTCTTGGCTCGTCGCTACTTCGAGTGGGTAACTTGCATTTAACTTCAAACGCACATGAAATTCTTCTAAATCACAGGCACAAAGAAATGAAAGTAGTTGAAAGAATTTTCATGCCAAGAATTTTCATGCCAAATGCTAAGGTAGCAATATTAAAGTAGCAATATTAAAGTAGCAATATTAAAGTAGCAATATTAAAATAGCCGTTATTAAAATAGCAGTTATTAAAATAGCAGTTATTAAAATAGCAGTTATTAAAATAGCAGTTATTAAAATAGCAGTTATTAAAATAGCAGTTATTAAAATAGCAGTTATTAAAATAGCAGTTATTAAAATAGCATATATGATATATGAAAACAGTTATTGTTGAAAATCACATTCAAGCTCAATTTTTTCATATTTGATCTTAATGCTTTCTAACTAAACAATTATTTTCAATCCATACAAAAAAGCGAAGAGCCTATTCTTTTTTTATTTTCTATTTTAGCCCTTATGTAATGATAATCACAGAATATAGGATCGAATATAAAAAAATCAAAGACTTTAGATATCAAAGACTTTTAGATATCAAAGACTTTAGATATCAAAGACTTTAGATATCAAAGATTATATCAAAGACTTTAGATATCAAAGATTATATCAAAGACTTTAGAGTCCAATTGCATTAAACCCAGAAAGTAAAACATCTCTCGGGTCAATGCCAGTTACATGCATCATGACATAAGCTGCAACGAAGGTCCCTGTCATACTTCCTATGTTTGCAAAGCTTGCGACAAGGAGGACTCGCATGAACTTATTTTTGAACATTTCCTTGAAGGTTTCTACTCCTGCCAGAGCTTTTATGTCTGCAGTAGTAGGGTTTCGCTGTTTCGCTTCGACAAGACCAGCAAACCAGCCTGCAGCAATAAGAGGGTGCAGAGTGGTTAGCCAGGCAACCGAAAAAGCAGTCAGAACTGAGTAAGGATGACCACCTGCAAGTAAAGTACCGATTGCACTGAGAGTTCCTGTAATAATAAACCACCATCCGAAGGCTATTAACAGGAGTTTAAGTGGAACACCAGAAAGCAACAGTAGTAAAAAGAATCCAACTATAACGGCGACAAAAGCAAAGCCAACAATCTTTCCAAGACCTATACGTTTCTTTGGAACCTGCATAAGACTATTCAGGGGAGGAACGCTTTTCGGGTTCTTCAGGTACTCAGTTACTCCTGGCTTATGCCCGGCTCCAATTACCACGACAACAGTTTTGTTTCCACCTGCGGCAACCTTAAGGATGCTTCCTGCAAGATATGCATCCCTTTCATCAATGAGAACCTCAGCTGCAGTTGGGGCAAATTCTCTAAGTTCATTTACGAGGCCAGTTACAACGTCGGTTTCTGTAATTTTATCAATGTCTATGTCAGTTCCTTTTCCTATTCCTATTAAGCCACCTAAAAGGGAAAAGATCATCTTGACTTTTTCCAGGAATTTCATTTTTCCCCAGAAACGCTGGAGGGTCACCTGAATATCCCTATCAATTAAGGCAACTTTAGCTCCTGTAGACTCGGCTTCCTCGATTGCAGCAAGCATTTCGGCTCCGGGCCTTACACCCATGTCGTCGCCGATCTTTTTCTGTACATAGGCAAGCAGCCAGTGAATCATGTAATAGTAAACCTTGCCTTCAGTAAGAATGTCCTTGATAGGCACCTGCTTTTCCTGCACATTACCCTTCAGGGAATCATAACGTCCCCTACAAAGCTCGACAGCTACAATATCAGGTTTCAGATCCCTTATAGCGGCCTTGACCTCGGCAACACTCTTTTCAGAGACGTGGGCGGTTCCTATAAGCACAACTTTTGATGGCTGATATTCAGCCTGATGCGCATCCGAAAATTGAGAAGGTGAAGGAATTGAAACTTCGGAAGCCGAATCAGGAATAGGTTCTGCAATAATTTCGGAACTTATGTCAAGCTTGGTTTCAAGCTTATCGGGTTCTATCTTGGATGCTGACACAGAAGTTTTTTCTTCCTGCGGCATGTTAATTGAAGAACCAGAAATTTTAGACTTTCCGACAGAAGTGGAGTTTTCTGCGGATTCGGTCACAAGTTTGTCCATAGAATATATTGACTCCTGAGATGAACTTATTGACTCCTGAGATGTACTATAAAAATTGTAGTCAGGGTCCTTGTCCTGAGAATCTGTAATTTCAGGTTTGCTCATTGTTAATCTCTCTGCTGCGACACGTTAAGATGATGCGTGAAAGCATGTCCCTTGAAGGACTACAGTTAATTGCATGAGTAATTAAATTCTTCACATAAAATAACCAAGCTATAAAAAAACTTAGCTATAAGCAGATAGTTAACTGGTGGTAATTATCTGCCAGAGATTTATATTTTGCTGCTTTCAGGTTTTACTCTTAGATTCATATTTCGCTGCTATCAGGTTTTATTCTTAGATTTATGTTTTTTGCCTTCAGAGTTTTATTCTTAGATTCATATTTTGTTGTCTTCAGAGTTTTATTCTTAGATTCATTTTTTGTTGTCTTCAGGTTTTATTCTTAGATTCATATTTTGTTGTCTTCAGGTTTTATTCTCAGATTCATATTTTGTTATCTTCAGGTTTTATTCTCAGATTCATATTTTGTTATCTTCAGGTTTTATACATAATATTTATAATTTTTAATTTATATAATTGTTTATAAACTTATCTAATATATTCCAATACAATTTGGTAAAACATGAGTTATGAAAAATTTAATAGAGTATGATCTTTTGATAAAAATATCTTTTGATGAAACCTTAATGAAACCTTATTTTAACAAGTCTTTTTTGATTAACTCCCTGTAAAACCTCTTTGATGATTTCCTCTTTGATAATTTCCTCTTGATAAATTCTACTTAAGAATTTTCTTACTCGGAAATCTCCCTAATCTAGAGTGTTTAAGAATTACTCTGACCTCAGTTTCAGAGTCCTTACAAGATCCGTTCTTGAGAGTATTCCTACAATCGACCCGTTATCAATAACAAGAACTCTTCCAATATTTTTAGAGGACATAAGTCTCAGGACATCAACGGCTTGCGCATCCGGAGATACCGAGATAACATCTCTGGTCATAATATCCGAGACCTGGGCCGCCGGGCGGTCAACAGGAGGAATATGCTGGATGTCCGTAAACGTCACAATTCCTTTCAGGCTGTCCCCTTCCATAACAGGGTAACCCATATGTTTCTTCTCAAACATGAATTTGACCAGGTCGTCCACACTCATGGAAGGACTGACTGAAACCACATTCCTGGTCATAATATCCCTGACCCTAATATTTTCAAGTGTCACCTCAGCCCGAGTAGAGCGTTCCTCTTCAGACGCGCCGACATAAATAAAGAGCGCGATCAAAGGAAACCAGGGATTGCCTACGAGAATTCCAAAAATTGCCATAAGAACAGCAAAAAATTTCCCTACAGATGCTGCACTCTGGGTAGCTTTCACATAGGACATTCTTCTCGCGTAGAAAGAGCGAAGTACTCTACCCCCATCCATTGGAAAAGCAGGCAGCAGGTTGAAGATCCCGAGTATAAGGTTCATAACCCCAAGAATCCAAATAACAAGGTATACCGGGTTTTGAGAAAGCATAGGGTTAGGGGAAATGAAACTTCCGTATACTAAAAGACAGACTAAGCCTATTACAAGGCTTGTAAGGGGTCCCGCAGAAGCCATTTTTGCTTCCTGTTCAGGTTTTCGGGGTATCTTTTCCATAGACGACACTCCTCCAAAAAGGAAGAGAGTGATGTTCTCAATTTTGACCCCGTAACGCATTGCTAGATATGAATGTGCAAGTTCATGTACAAGGATCGAAGCAAAAAGCAGGATGGCAGTCAGGACTGAAAGCGAATATCTTGTGATAGACGGCTCAACTCCTTCAAAACCAAAAGGTTGCGGGTTGATCGCAAACGCATAAGCAAATATGGGTAATATGAGAAGAAAAGTTATGTGCAGCCTGATAGGTATACCCATAACACTCCCGATTTTCACTGACGATTTCATAAAGTAAATACCCCCATTTTCATTTTTATAGTATTAAGAAGACGGCTAAACGTTGAATATGAACTAACGCTAAATCAGGTTAACGCTAAATCAGGTTAACGCTAAATCAGGTTAACGCTAAATCAGGTAAAGTTAGATCTGAACTTAAAATATCAGGTTCAGACTGTCGCGAATAACACAGCTCATCAGGAGTCAAAATTTATAGGTAGTTCTGTTCATAAATTCCACTGGAGCTGTCCGTAATTTCACTAAACTCTGCTCTTAAACTCTTCATAAGTCCACTAAACTCTGCTCTTAAACTCTTCGTAAGTTCACTAAACTCTGCTCTTAAACTCTTCATAAGTCCACTAAACTCTGCTCTTAAACTCTTCGTAAGTTCACTAAATTCTGCTTCTAAACTCTTCGTAAGTTCACTAAATTCTGCTCTTAAACTCTTAGTAAGTTCACTAAATTCTGCTTCTAAACTCTTCGTAAGTTCACTAAATTCTGCTCTTAAACTCTTAGTAAGTTCACTAAATTCTGCTCTTAAACTCTTAGTAAGTTCACTAAACTCTGCTCTTAAACTCTTTGTAAGTTCACTAAATTCTGCTTCTAAACCCTTCTAATTAACTTTCCCTCATAAAGTCGTCTTGAAAAATTCACCT
Coding sequences within:
- a CDS encoding response regulator, producing the protein MARIMIVDDAEFMRMIIRDILLIHGHEVVAEVDDGEEAIQIYFEVKPDIVLMDIIMPDMDGKEALQKILTMDPKAKIVMCSSIGQQALITESMKIGAMGFIVKPFEPDGMLDVIRKIAEPN
- a CDS encoding response regulator, which gives rise to MTIRALIVTDSALIRKFLSDILSQDPNLRVIGTAFNGKDGLEKIKKLKPDVVLLDNVMPIFDGLKTLARVMKECPTPVVMISAPGERAKEITLTAFEYGAVDVIKKPEGILSQRIPDIAEEICRKTRAAAKANLENLEFMRNRRKNRTSIKEKN
- a CDS encoding chemotaxis protein CheA, with product MDMSKYMGIFRAESEKYIKELSDSLLVLETDPENAEQMNTLFRAAHTFKGMAATMGFKQIVELTHEMESLIDRLRTRQIVLNSSLIDVLLVCVDALEELLENVCESEGNKPGKREKDGETKNESHTDVYEVLKALREVNDSPENASIQNAGDKSLPAEKESEEGGEEGGEESGEEGGEEGGEEGWKIKDNGKKCIRDKEISKTEETNKVKNAAKEIYRPEKEEKTPAYPKSNPKVKIVQNPRISTEQLDKLMNLVGELVINQSRINELTRNLQSKELEAALSDFHKLTRELQDEVIEARMVPLDHITYIYPRMIRDLARVQNKKIDFVIKGKEIKLDRTILEEIGDSLVHLLRNAVDHGIEIPEKRVKLGKKENGTILVTASRQENFVLIRIEDDGCGIDTNEIRKVALKKGIISRESAEQLQEEEAMQLIFTPGLSTSDSVTDISGRGIGMDVVKNRVERLGGSVKVESKPGLGSRFELKLPLTVAVYQAMLVRVEKEKYAIPFTNIVKNIEVSSQEIKHIKGQEVILIDNKILPLLRLRKQFQLPDDDNENNIFVVMVEKHGQYIGVVVDELLGKQEVIVKSFKSKLLDNTGRFAGATILGDGNVILIIDVNSLI
- a CDS encoding CheR family methyltransferase, with product MDNGPVRKANDSEINKEKNKGKSKEINRGIKTYQNLEKDPGFELLKRTISGNTGFNCEHYKEAHFKRRINVRVRATNSESYGAYLKLLKKDPEEYEFLLDALTVNVSEFFRNPETFRIIEKDVVPSLVTNRSGLFIRSIRIWSAGCAAGEEAYSLAILLHRTLKNDFNKYRIRIIGTDIDIQSLEKAKKGIYNENSLKNLDPGTKERYFFKQGDNYQVIDEVKNITQFKRHDLISDPRIDHFDLIVCRNVMIYFKKEIQEQLQLSFYRALEKGGFFIIGKSETLLETASSFFRSYNTRERLYIKEI
- the fhcD gene encoding formylmethanofuran--tetrahydromethanopterin N-formyltransferase; this encodes MEINGVEIEDTYAEAFPIKIARVLITAATKRWALVAATEAIGFATSVIMCPAEAGIERLASPGETPDGRPGVYIQICNFKYEALEGQLLQRIGQCVLTAPTTAVFNGLPEAEKQFAIGAKLRFFGDGMESEVQIEGRKMHKIPIMEGDFLNEENIGAVAGIAGGNFFIFGDSQMTALTAAEVAVDAIGELEGTITPFPGGIVSSGSKSGANKYKFLKATANEKFCPSIKDKVENTEIPADVNAVYEIVINGLDEESIKAAMKAGIKAAVTVPGVKKISAGNYGGKLGKYQFKLHELF
- a CDS encoding pentapeptide repeat-containing protein, which translates into the protein MTVFIYHICYFNNCYFNNCYFNNCYFNNCYFNNCYFNNCYFNNCYFNNCYFNNGYFNIATLILLL
- a CDS encoding TraB/GumN family protein, with product MSKPEITDSQDKDPDYNFYSTSQESISSSQESIYSMDKLVTESAENSTSVGKSKISGSSINMPQEEKTSVSASKIEPDKLETKLDISSEIIAEPIPDSASEVSIPSPSQFSDAHQAEYQPSKVVLIGTAHVSEKSVAEVKAAIRDLKPDIVAVELCRGRYDSLKGNVQEKQVPIKDILTEGKVYYYMIHWLLAYVQKKIGDDMGVRPGAEMLAAIEEAESTGAKVALIDRDIQVTLQRFWGKMKFLEKVKMIFSLLGGLIGIGKGTDIDIDKITETDVVTGLVNELREFAPTAAEVLIDERDAYLAGSILKVAAGGNKTVVVVIGAGHKPGVTEYLKNPKSVPPLNSLMQVPKKRIGLGKIVGFAFVAVIVGFFLLLLLSGVPLKLLLIAFGWWFIITGTLSAIGTLLAGGHPYSVLTAFSVAWLTTLHPLIAAGWFAGLVEAKQRNPTTADIKALAGVETFKEMFKNKFMRVLLVASFANIGSMTGTFVAAYVMMHVTGIDPRDVLLSGFNAIGL
- a CDS encoding CBS domain-containing protein, with amino-acid sequence MKSSVKIGSVMGIPIRLHITFLLILPIFAYAFAINPQPFGFEGVEPSITRYSLSVLTAILLFASILVHELAHSYLAMRYGVKIENITLFLFGGVSSMEKIPRKPEQEAKMASAGPLTSLVIGLVCLLVYGSFISPNPMLSQNPVYLVIWILGVMNLILGIFNLLPAFPMDGGRVLRSFYARRMSYVKATQSAASVGKFFAVLMAIFGILVGNPWFPLIALFIYVGASEEERSTRAEVTLENIRVRDIMTRNVVSVSPSMSVDDLVKFMFEKKHMGYPVMEGDSLKGIVTFTDIQHIPPVDRPAAQVSDIMTRDVISVSPDAQAVDVLRLMSSKNIGRVLVIDNGSIVGILSRTDLVRTLKLRSE